A genome region from Populus alba chromosome 3, ASM523922v2, whole genome shotgun sequence includes the following:
- the LOC118037888 gene encoding uncharacterized protein, with amino-acid sequence MNPPELNPFALAESSGLRDDIRLDVKIKHPTTLFDTISVTRFGVTLVDYLGHVISEQGVSIDLSKILAIMELPTPTTIKGVRGFLGLARVGIGAVLSQNNCPIAYFNEALKGSTLTLSIYEKEMLAIKLQYEVAHDPFFKTLVDSTSSTAAFLYRDGVWFNKGKIYLSPTSSLLKDIIMECHSSPMGGHFGYHKTLSRLKQSFSWPQMRGTIKEFLRSCDVCQLYKTYSMRPAGLLRPLSIPDRVWTDISMDFIEGLPPSSGHTVVMVVIDRLSKYAYFVPMKHLYIVATVAQAFVSHIVRLHGILDSIVSDRDRVFISFFFGALLFQLQGTKLCMSSSYHPQTDGQTKVINRVLEQYLRCFAGDQPRKWIDWIPWEEFCYNTLVHSVTKMTPFKAMYGVPPPNLLMYVLGTSNVQAVDGYLRNRDAIITSVAFRSSLKLSPSMLKKHVGPVITISTQLPHVTDKANILPQPKIVLDRRVVQKGQYHPKVEVLIKWKGTSNDDATWEDERRLAKSYPAFLANKES; translated from the exons ATGAATCCTCCAGAGTTGAACCCATTTGCTCTTGCTGAATCATCAG GTCTAAGAGATGACATTCGCCTGGATGTCAAGATTAAGCATCCAACCACACTATTTGATACCATCAGTGTCACAAG GTTTGGGGTTACTTTAGTTGATTATTTAGGCCATGTCATATCAGAGCAAGGAGTTTCTATTGATTTGTCCAAAATTCTAGCAATTATGGAATTGCCAACTCCAACCACAATTAAAGGGGTCCGAGGATTTTTGGGTTTAGCCAG AGTTGGTATAGGAGCTGTGCTTTCTCAAAACAATTGTCCCATAGCTTACTTCAATGAGGCTCTTAAAGGTTCAACTCTAACTCTCTCCATATATGAAAAAGAGATGTTAGCAATT AAGCTTCAATATGAAGTGGCACATGATCCATTCTTTAAGACCTTGGTTGACAGTACATCTTCCACTGCTGCATTTTTATACCGAGATGGAGTTTGGTTCAACAAGGGTAAGATTTATTTGAGTCCCACTTCCTCTTTGCTTAAAGATATCATTATGGAATGTCATTCTTCTCCTATGGGAGGTCATTTTGGATATCATAAAACACTATCCCGACTCAAACAAAGCTTTTCTTGGCCACAAATGCGTGGGACAATCAAAGAATTTTTAAGAAGTTGTGATGTTTGTCAGCTATACAAAACATATTCCATGCGACCTGCTGGATTACTTCGGCCATTATCAATTCCTGATAGGGTATGGACTGACATATCCATGGATTTCATTGAAGGGTTGCCACCATCCAGTGGTCATACGGTGGTTATGGTTGTTATTGATCGTTTGTCTAAATATGCATATTTTGTTCCTATGAAACATCTATATATAGTTGCCACGGTTGCACAAGCTTTCGTCTCTCACATAGTTCGGCTGCATGGAATCCTAGATTCCATAGTTAGTGATCGAGACCGAGTAtttattagtttcttttttgGTGCATTACTGTTTCAGCTTCAGGGAACTAAGTTATGCATGAGTTCAAGTTACCACCCTCAAACTGACGGGCAAACAAAGGTGATTAATCGCGTCTTAGAGCAGTACTTGCGGTGTTTTGCAGGGGACCAACCACGCAAATGGATTGACTGGATTCCATGGGAAGAATTTTGCTATAACACATTAGTCCATTCAGTAACCAAAATGACACCTTTTAAAGCAATGTATGGAGTTCCACCTCCAAACTTATTGATGTATGTTCTGGGAACTTCCAACGTACAGGCTGTTGATGGATATTTGCGTAATCGAGATGCCATCATA ACATCGGTGGCATTTCGCAGCTCTTTAAAGCTGTCACCCAG catgttaaaaaaacatgttggccCTGTCATTACCATCTCTACTCAGCTTCCTCATGTGACTGATAAAGCCAACATTCTCCCTCAACCTAAGATAGTTCTTGATCGCAGAGTCGTCCAAAAAGGCCAATACCATCCCAAGGTTGAAGTTCTTATTAAATGGAAAGGCACCTCAAATGATGATGCCACTTGGGAAGATGAACGCCGCTTGGCTAAGTCCTATCCTGCATTCCTTGCGAACAAGGAATCTTAA